The following nucleotide sequence is from Podospora bellae-mahoneyi strain CBS 112042 chromosome 1 map unlocalized CBS112042p_1, whole genome shotgun sequence.
ATATCGCTGTATTAAATGGGGTGCTTTGGCCGGTCTGATATAGGTGTTGGCATACCCAAAAGTTTGGCCTTTTTGTTGGCATTATCAGGGGCTAAACGCAAGACACCTCACGACATGTCAACAATAGAAAATTGATGATATATCCGATTAATTTCAAATACATGGTATAACCCCCCCTTTTATCAGCTTTTTATCTAACCTGGAATTATTCTCCGCCGACCTCCTTCAATTACTCCGATGACCCCCTAATTCCCCTGAAAAGCCCTCCTGGCATCCCTCTGCTCCTGCCCCTtgatcttcctcctctccttcttcttctcaaacttcttcctcttctccctcccataCCTCTCCggcgccgccaccgcctcgatcctcctcttgctcaACCTCGCCTGCCTCCTTTCCCTAATCTGGTCGCCCACCTCCAGCAACGCCTTGGTGTACTCCGCGctccccagcttcctctgcaacacctccatcaccgccacaGCCTTGCTCTTCAAAGCCTCATACCTCGTCTTGAAAAGCTCGTTCAACGAGAACGGCGCGCGAATGGACGGGTCAGTCAGGTTCCTTAACGGACGGAGAATGGCCCTGACAGAAACCTCGACCGTCTCCTTGGGCGACTTGATGCAGAACGCTTCGAGCAAATCCATCGCCGCAAGCTTGGACACCATCGCTTCGGGCTTGGGCTGGCGTTCTTTTCTGATGATGGAGCAGAGCTTCCAGAAGAGGTACTTCATGTCTGCCTTGCGGGAGACAGACTTGTCCactttgtcttcttcttcgtcttcgtcttcctcctcgtcgctgtcTTCCTGTTCGGTCTTGCCGGACTCGAGGTAACCGCCTAGGAACTGAAGGACTTGGACAATTTCCTGTGCGAGAGTCTCGTCTAGCTCGACGACgttgaggatgccgagaGAAAGGCGCACCAAAGCGGTgacgtcgtcttcgtcgagCTCGAGGCCATACGAGCCCTTGAGTGGGAGCTTCGCATCCCTGCCAGAGGTTTTGGCAAAGTCGGTGAGGTACATGGACAAGAGTCTTGTGGCTGTGAGTTTGATGGTTGTGTTGGAGTGCGCGAGGCAAGTCTGGACTTCGGTCCACAGCTCGGACGTGCTCGGAGCGAGGGCTTTCTGAGGATGCTTGATAACAAGCGTTTGCAGAGTGTTGAGCGCGGTGTTGGCAAGCTCCCAGTCGGCCTCCAGAGCGTCGTCATCCCCAAGAACCTGAGTAATTCTGTCAACAACCAGAGCCAGGTCCTTCTTATCGTTGACATTTGGCTCCCGGCCTTCAAAGTAGAGACCCCAAGCATGAAGCGCGAGCTTCGAAACAGCAGGCTTGTCATCCTGTTGAATCCATGTCCTCAACAACTGCATAAACTTGGACAACCTCTCCTTGTCAGCCACCCGGAAAGATTCCTTGAGCAGCTCACCCGCAGAAAGACGGCACTTTTCACTGTCGTCGTTGGCCAAGACGAAAATCAACGGAACGAAGCACGTGGCCACAACTTCTTGTGCGAACTCATCCACCGATTTCTTGAGCAACAGATTGATAACCTCCATAACAGAGATTCGTCCACCTTCGCGCTCATACTTGAGATTGGCAACAATGAACTGGAGCTGCTTTTCCCACCTGTTTCTCTTTTGTGGATAGTCTCGGAGGAATTGGAAAAATGCACCGCGCGCGAGATCTCTGGTGTCCTTGTCAGGGTTGGTGATCATGATAGTGCCGACGTAGTCGAGTGTGTCGTAAACAACAGCCGTTTCCATCTTGCGGTCCAGGACTGACCgcaagaagttgaaggtTACATGCCGATACAAGGGCTCGGTGAGATCATCCTTCAGCTTTCCGAGGAGCATGTCCAGAGCAGCATCCTTGATGACAATCTCCCTCCTGTCACGCAGGATAACAGAGATGAGCTTCAAAGCTGCTTGCGCCAAgtccgaggtggtggtaggcGACATGGATATGGCCTTGGTAGCTTCCTTCAGCGCAACTTTGTACAGATTGGCAGAGTCGTCGTTCTTGAAGGGAACCTTGACAATGACAGTGAGTATCTTGAATCCCGCGATCTTGACATCCTCTTCCGCGGAAAGTACAGCATCACCAAAGATGGGCAGCAACTTAGCGATATTGGCAGCAGTACGGAGGTGGTCATGCTTTCTGAACACAGTCCGGAGAACATCGATGGCAAACCTGACAAGCTTGTAGGTGTGCTTAGCCGTGACACCGCCATCGCTCTTCTTCGCAGCCTTCTGCACGATATATCTCTTGAGACGGGGGTCCATCTTAGGTTGCTCCATGGGCTCGTTAGACTTGTAGACCTCCTGAATGACCTCATAGCAGAAGATCAGGACATCTTGCGAAGCGGCAGCAGGGTTCTCAAGAAGGCCCTTGGTGATACGAGTCAGCAGCTCATCAATCTTGCGGACGGTACGGAcgtccagcttctccaacagcAAAGACTGGAGAGGCATAGTCAGATCGCTAAGGCGATGGATGGAGGCTGTCTTGGCGACCAACTCCATGGAATCCTGACTCTTGCTgcccttgacctccttcatCTTGCCAGTGTAACCTTCGGCATCCTTCTCTTGACCTGTGGCACCGAAGATATCGTCCATGATGACAGCCATGATCTGAGGCAGGCAGTAATCAAGATCACCCTGCTCGAAAGCTGGGATAGCGACCAACAACAGAGAGTGCATGGTGTAGGACAGGATATGAAGCTGGTTGCCTCTGACGAGAGCACCACGCAACTCCTTCAGAATGAACCCGAACCTGTGAGCACCGAGGACACCGGAGATCTTGGCGAGCGTGTCTCTGGCCATATCGCGGGATTCGACAGACTTACTCCTGAGGATATGGCAAATATCAGTCAAGACACCGGGGAGCTTCTCGTTCAAGAGGTTATccgggaggaggacgagcaGCTTGGCAATGATAACGCCCACCGGTACTCTGGAGCTGACCTCCGTCTCATCCTTCTCGTGGATGTacttgaggaggggagggaggaagctgCCGACAATCTCGGTGCTGAGCTTCTCCTGGTCAGGAAGTGTGCTCGCGAGGCGGCACTTTTGTACCtctccatccacctccatAGCGTCACTTGACTTCTGGTCAAGGGCAGTGCGGAGGGcgtccacctccctctccagaAGACGGATGACTCGCTTCTGGGAGTCAGGCTTTGACTCCACAAACGAGACGAATCGTCTGAGAATAGCTCTGTATTGTTGCCATTCCAAAGAAAGGGTCAGGCCAGAAACAGTGGTAATGGCCTGCGCGCCGAGGCCATGATCGTCGCCACCCTCTGGATGACCAAAGATGAAGTGCTCAAAGAGGGGAATGAAAAACTGGCTGATGTGCTTGCTGTGGAGAGGTGTCTTGGCATTCACCGACTCCAGCAAGCGAAGAGCCTGCAACTGCCTTGCGACAGCCGGACTGAGGacgtggaagaagaaggcttggTCTGAGTCCTCGGACGAAGGAACCAGGGGCGTCAGATCGGAGACCATCTCCCATTCTGGGAGGCCAGCCACGAGGGCACCAAACACGCGTAGAATCTCGCGTCTCACAGTCTCTGACTCCTCCTTTGATCCAGCGTAGATGGCTGGAAGCAGGATATCAGAAACCACAGTGATGAAGGCTTGTTGCTGGGCGCTGCCCCAAGCATCCTTCGCTGCCCAGATAAACTTGCACAACCCATCGGCAGAGTTTGTCGACAGGACACCAAATTCCTCATCCTGCTGGATGTAGAAGAGCATGTTGTGAAGGAGAGGCATCCATTGGTCCAGAGTAAAGGGGGTCTCCCGATCTCTGGTGATGGAGTTGAATGCGGTCAACCGGACATTGTAGTCTGGCTCATCCAGACGCCTTGGCTTGTAAGCATTGAGATCGCGGCAGGTATCCGCAATCTCTTGTGCCCATGTTTCTGTGGATGCAAACACTGCGAGCACTTCAGCCAAGGTCTGCCTGTTTTGCCTGTCCTTGAAATAGCCAAACAAAGAGGCCACCGTATGATAGACCTTGCTCTTCAGTTTAGCATTCCCCTGGAAATCTTCCAAAGCCATGAAACCCTTGAGAATCAGCAGGATTGAACCTTTGATCTTGGGGCTGACCATCCGCGAGGGTTGGTTGAGCAAGAACGTGGAAATCTCCACTATATCCTGGATGCTGGTGGATGTCTTAACGATAGGAGAGAGTACAACGACGGTATCAACAGCAGAACCCAAAAGGTCTCTGCTAATATCGCGCTGGTCACGAAGAAGACTGCTGATTTTTCCGAGAATGAGGTCGACATTTGGATCTAGGAGCTCAGCTCTTATGAGTTCATTGAACTCTGACTCCTGCGCAGATGCCTGAGCAAGGCCGACAAGGGTCTTGATCATTTCAAGCGCGTATATCTTGAcatcagccttggccttttccATACCAAGCGTCTCCACGACATTGGGCACAATGCGCCCGTCGATGGCCAAAAACATGGCTGTCTTGGGGAGAGCAGCCCAGGTACCGAGCAGCTTCCAAGTAGCTGATACGCCCTGGGTAGTCTCAACGGCAAGCTTCTCAATCCGAGGACTGATGATTTCCTTCACCATAATGTCTTGATACGGCGTCCAGTCAAAGCTTTGCTCATTCTGGAAGAGCTTGCAGAGGCACTTGAGAGAAATCGTCCTGATAACCTTCAAGAGCAAAGCATCCTTCACGTTCTCAGTTTCTTCGGTTTCCTCggactcttcctcccctgTCGTAACACCAACCTGCCGGCAGGCGGAGATGAGACAAAGGAGAATTGCATTGGCAAGGGACTCCACGTATGGGGAGACCGCACCGCCGAGCTCAGTGATGACAGCCTCAAGCATATTGAGCAGACCGACCTGCTTGCGAATGGGCAGGATTTCCTGAGAGAAGAGCCGTTCATTCAGCCCCttggcatcaacaacacgGATGTTGCGCAGTGGGCCAAGCGCAATGTCCAGGAAGTCGCCCATGTCGTCCACATTAAGCTGCCGAATAACTGCCAAGCGTGTCGCATGAAGACCGTGCCGGCCACTGCCTGCGCCCTTCTTGGAGATCGTACGGCCGTACAAGAGGTGAAGCAGAACAGGCATAACGGCCTCTCGCTCGTTTGGCTGGATCTTGTTGTCGCCTTGGAAAAGGACAGTAAGCTCGTTTTTAAACCTGGCCTCATCAAGGAGGTACTCCAGAtgctcctgcttcttcttgaccgcATCATTCTTCCATGCCAAAATGGCCTTCAAGGCAAGCTTTTGCACCTCGATATCACCATTTGCCAAGAGCTTCAGAAGTGCCGTATAGACCTTGTCGGCTTGATAGAGCACTCGAGGATTGTTGAACTGTGAAAACACCCCAACTAAGGCTTTCCGGTCAGGAAGCGACCAACTCGCTTCTAACATTTCttcagcctcttcctcggtgtcttcttggtcttcagCCGGGGTCTCGCCATCGCTCATGAAAGAAAATAGATATGGCACTAGGTTTCTTGAGCGTTTCTCAGCCAAGCTAGGGATAGCGTTCAAAGCTTTGAGAGCCATGCTGCGAGCCCTTTGCGAGTGGTGATCAACGATCTTCTGACCCTCCTCGAACTTTTCCAGCATGCCCTTGTACGGCTCCTCCAAGGCCTGAGCGATTGGCTCAGCAGTTCTATGAAGGCCTTTCATGTTCAGGCATTCAAAGTCGGTGAGCGGGAGGCGACGTGGATCCTGGAGCTTGGATGCACCTGACCACCGTTCGGAAGGCTGGTCCAGCCAGTCAAAGGCCAAATCggccaaaacctcctcgccatgCTTAGACTCGGCAACCTTTTTCATGGCTTCCACCGAGTCATCCCAAACTGGAGCAAGAGGGACGGTCATCATACCAAACAAGAAGGCTGGGATTGCCCGTATGAGCCAGGAAGTTTGATCAAGATGAGCGTAGATTTGTCCCAGTTTTCGAACGTGAACAGCGATCGTTCGTACGTTTTCCAAAATCAGAGACAGCTCTTCACACTGAAGCATCGTTGCCAAGGCTGAGTTGGAATCAGGGGTTGACTCCAGAATTTCCAGAATTCGCAAGGACGCAAGCCGGAGTTCATGAGAGGGCGCGGACAAGTTGTTGACGAGAGACTTCACTAATGggtcttcctcctcctgcatgCTGTCACTCCCACTGCTGGTTTCTGAGCTGCTGCGTCCCTTCGCCTTGATCTCCATCAGATACGCGAGCAGGGCCTCGAGGAATGCCGGAGAGTGGCAGAACCGCGGGGTAGCTGCTctgagaagaggaggcagaCTTGGATCTACCGACCCAGGGGCAGCACACATTCTGAGATAGGCACGGAAGCCATCGCTCATAATGAAGTTGGCCTCATCGGTTGgtaaagaggaggagggccgtAAGGCGAGCTTTAGCTTCTTAAGCAAAACCTCGGCGATACGGGCATTGGTGGAGGGATGGACTGTCGTAACCTCCAGCACCCGTAAAAGTGCTGAATATTTTGGCAGACATCTGTCCCTCCACGTCTCCGCATCtttcccaaaaccaccactcTCCGGGAAAGGGGTGTCTTCAAGCCGTACAAACTTGTTGACAATCTGATCTTGCCAGGAttgtgggagaaggaagccgTCTTTCCCTTTGACCCGCGGCAGGCCCCCATTTTCTACCATATGAGGCAGAAGCACGCAGAGCATCTCCTCGTTTGAGTTTCGGGACCAATGGGCGACGACAAATCTATTAAACGGTCAGTATATCAGCCTTCACCAAGTTAATGGGTCATACACACTTTTGAAAGTCTTTCAGGAAGAGTCCTCTGAACCGTTCAGGGTGGAGATCGGCCAGATAGGAGCAAAATGGAATGTACCACCGCATTAATGGCTCCTTGgtcgtggtgttgttgagtgTTGACAATGAAGGCAGCAAAGCGTCTATTGGTGCTTGCCCCCAAATAATAGCTATCCTGGTGATTAGGCGGTCCCATACTTGGCGAGGCGAGATGGCCTCAATCCTTTCCTTGACCTCACCCAGCTGCGTGAGCTGTTGTCCCAGAGCTTTTACAAGAGCTGACCAGTCGTGAATCCGGTTTCCCCTCCGTACACCAGCCGCAACACCTAGGAGCTGCACAAATAACACTGGGCGTGTACCAACCGTAGCCTCTTGCACTATGCGTGTCTCGATCGTCTTGAAAGTCTCGATTGTTGTATGGTGAATGATACTGGTAAGCACACCGCAGCAGACATCCGTCCATATTGTTTGCTCAGGAAGGTCAGCTTCCCCTTCTGGCACATCCCGCACGATAGCTGCAAAGACCTCCGGGGCAGTCGAATGGACGCCATTGTTGGGAGCCTTGAGCGCCTCGGCAAACATAGTCATGATACCCTGGCTATAGAGCTCATACTGCCTCGTCCCGGCCACACTCTCCAGATCCTTCCTCACATGCTCCACAAAGAGCGGTagagccttctccttgtggCTGGGCGCCGCCGCTTTCTtcaccaagaagctcatTGCCTCGGCCGCAAACCGAGCAATATGCCCCGGAATTTTCGCCTTGCCCATCAAAGGAGAGATCGCATCGTATGTGGGTCGGAGGTCAGGAACGACTAGTCTCGAAAGATATTTGAAGAGGAATGCGAGCGACGCAAAGGTCCATTCGATTGCTTCTACATCGTGAACTTTGCTCGCCAGCTCCACGATCAAGCCGAGAGCGCGGGGGTAGTGTTTCTCGAACCGCACACCGAGATCATGGGCGAACGCAGTGACCAGGTCGAGTAACGGCTCTAAAGAATCCTTTTGGTGCGTCGAGATGGCCTCGGCCAAGAGGTCCATAATTTTGTCTTCATGATGGAGAATTTGAGCGAGGGAATCGGTATAACGGGTGACTTTTAGCCTGAAAGACACATAGGTCTTTGACAGGTTGAGTTCGGCCCATCTGTCGAGGCCATTTCTGAGGTAGGAGGTACTCGCTTCGAGATCTTCGGCTTCGAGGTCATGGCGGCGCACTTTGCGCAACGGATCGAGCGAATGGAGCTTTGAAATTTTGGTACTGAATGATTCCCATCTGTGATTCTTTTCGTGAGGCGTCCGCTTGACGCCCCTTTGGGACTTAACAATGCGTCCGGAAGTTGTGGACGgcatggtgggtggtgatctGGGCTGTTGGTGTTTGCGAAGAGAGCCCAAGAAAGCCTTCAATCGCGAAAACACCACCGCGAAACAGCACCTTGACCTCTGGAAATTTTTTGGCAAGGGTCTGGGGCCATTGAAGCTAAGATAAGCCGATAAGCGGATAAGagcgggttggtgggggCAATAGGACATGTAGCTTTA
It contains:
- the UTP20 gene encoding U3 snoRNP protein (EggNog:ENOG503NUBZ; COG:V; BUSCO:EOG092600S9), with amino-acid sequence MPSTTSGRIVKSQRGVKRTPHEKNHRWESFSTKISKLHSLDPLRKVRRHDLEAEDLEASTSYLRNGLDRWAELNLSKTYVSFRLKVTRYTDSLAQILHHEDKIMDLLAEAISTHQKDSLEPLLDLVTAFAHDLGVRFEKHYPRALGLIVELASKVHDVEAIEWTFASLAFLFKYLSRLVVPDLRPTYDAISPLMGKAKIPGHIARFAAEAMSFLVKKAAAPSHKEKALPLFVEHVRKDLESVAGTRQYELYSQGIMTMFAEALKAPNNGVHSTAPEVFAAIVRDVPEGEADLPEQTIWTDVCCGVLTSIIHHTTIETFKTIETRIVQEATVGTRPVLFVQLLGVAAGVRRGNRIHDWSALVKALGQQLTQLGEVKERIEAISPRQVWDRLITRIAIIWGQAPIDALLPSLSTLNNTTTKEPLMRWYIPFCSYLADLHPERFRGLFLKDFQKFVVAHWSRNSNEEMLCVLLPHMVENGGLPRVKGKDGFLLPQSWQDQIVNKFVRLEDTPFPESGGFGKDAETWRDRCLPKYSALLRVLEVTTVHPSTNARIAEVLLKKLKLALRPSSSLPTDEANFIMSDGFRAYLRMCAAPGSVDPSLPPLLRAATPRFCHSPAFLEALLAYLMEIKAKGRSSSETSSGSDSMQEEEDPLVKSLVNNLSAPSHELRLASLRILEILESTPDSNSALATMLQCEELSLILENVRTIAVHVRKLGQIYAHLDQTSWLIRAIPAFLFGMMTVPLAPVWDDSVEAMKKVAESKHGEEVLADLAFDWLDQPSERWSGASKLQDPRRLPLTDFECLNMKGLHRTAEPIAQALEEPYKGMLEKFEEGQKIVDHHSQRARSMALKALNAIPSLAEKRSRNLVPYLFSFMSDGETPAEDQEDTEEEAEEMLEASWSLPDRKALVGVFSQFNNPRVLYQADKVYTALLKLLANGDIEVQKLALKAILAWKNDAVKKKQEHLEYLLDEARFKNELTVLFQGDNKIQPNEREAVMPVLLHLLYGRTISKKGAGSGRHGLHATRLAVIRQLNVDDMGDFLDIALGPLRNIRVVDAKGLNERLFSQEILPIRKQVGLLNMLEAVITELGGAVSPYVESLANAILLCLISACRQVGVTTGEEESEETEETENVKDALLLKVIRTISLKCLCKLFQNEQSFDWTPYQDIMVKEIISPRIEKLAVETTQGVSATWKLLGTWAALPKTAMFLAIDGRIVPNVVETLGMEKAKADVKIYALEMIKTLVGLAQASAQESEFNELIRAELLDPNVDLILGKISSLLRDQRDISRDLLGSAVDTVVVLSPIVKTSTSIQDIVEISTFLLNQPSRMVSPKIKGSILLILKGFMALEDFQGNAKLKSKVYHTVASLFGYFKDRQNRQTLAEVLAVFASTETWAQEIADTCRDLNAYKPRRLDEPDYNVRLTAFNSITRDRETPFTLDQWMPLLHNMLFYIQQDEEFGVLSTNSADGLCKFIWAAKDAWGSAQQQAFITVVSDILLPAIYAGSKEESETVRREILRVFGALVAGLPEWEMVSDLTPLVPSSEDSDQAFFFHVLSPAVARQLQALRLLESVNAKTPLHSKHISQFFIPLFEHFIFGHPEGGDDHGLGAQAITTVSGLTLSLEWQQYRAILRRFVSFVESKPDSQKRVIRLLEREVDALRTALDQKSSDAMEVDGEVQKCRLASTLPDQEKLSTEIVGSFLPPLLKYIHEKDETEVSSRVPVGVIIAKLLVLLPDNLLNEKLPGVLTDICHILRSKSVESRDMARDTLAKISGVLGAHRFGFILKELRGALVRGNQLHILSYTMHSLLLVAIPAFEQGDLDYCLPQIMAVIMDDIFGATGQEKDAEGYTGKMKEVKGSKSQDSMELVAKTASIHRLSDLTMPLQSLLLEKLDVRTVRKIDELLTRITKGLLENPAAASQDVLIFCYEVIQEVYKSNEPMEQPKMDPRLKRYIVQKAAKKSDGGVTAKHTYKLVRFAIDVLRTVFRKHDHLRTAANIAKLLPIFGDAVLSAEEDVKIAGFKILTVIVKVPFKNDDSANLYKVALKEATKAISMSPTTTSDLAQAALKLISVILRDRREIVIKDAALDMLLGKLKDDLTEPLYRHVTFNFLRSVLDRKMETAVVYDTLDYVGTIMITNPDKDTRDLARGAFFQFLRDYPQKRNRWEKQLQFIVANLKYEREGGRISVMEVINLLLKKSVDEFAQEVVATCFVPLIFVLANDDSEKCRLSAGELLKESFRVADKERLSKFMQLLRTWIQQDDKPAVSKLALHAWGLYFEGREPNVNDKKDLALVVDRITQVLGDDDALEADWELANTALNTLQTLVIKHPQKALAPSTSELWTEVQTCLAHSNTTIKLTATRLLSMYLTDFAKTSGRDAKLPLKGSYGLELDEDDVTALVRLSLGILNVVELDETLAQEIVQVLQFLGGYLESGKTEQEDSDEEEDEDEEEDKVDKSVSRKADMKYLFWKLCSIIRKERQPKPEAMVSKLAAMDLLEAFCIKSPKETVEVSVRAILRPLRNLTDPSIRAPFSLNELFKTRYEALKSKAVAVMEVLQRKLGSAEYTKALLEVGDQIRERRQARLSKRRIEAVAAPERYGREKRKKFEKKKERRKIKGQEQRDARRAFQGN